Proteins encoded by one window of bacterium:
- a CDS encoding Ig-like domain-containing protein, translated as MRKTVPVLILFLLLGLCPAAHAAKQAAAAPPAGASWLGDVNDDGVLGVFDLLDLLKILGGATAPTERQRVLANVDKSADGAIGVFDLLALLKVLAGVLAPEAVYWGPPSLVEVSPAHALPGDTVTLTFQNLHGSAPLRLYLREAETELLSVRASAATFVAPDSFVGGFLTVVSGGDTLGTRFLNLRNTNVHTLGGCRLFPADNPWNQPVEGFPVHALSDNIIRTIGSAPLHPDMSAIPYNVVGGDQPLVPITMVTYPNDSDPGPYPVPDDVLIEGGPSSTGDRHSLILDSTNCVLYELGRVFPNPPGWSAGCGAIFNLNSNAQRPDTWTSVDAAGLPMLPGVVQYDEVAAGEVNHAIRFTVEVTRRAYVYPASHYASSRTDPYLPPMGLRVRLKKSYDISRLTGQSQVIAQALKKYGMILADNGGDWFFSGGVSRKWNDNELDQLKTINGSNFEVVDAESMVVSGRGSRYRIRPFSDVTSPSPGAVFAAGADIPIRVAASDNDGSVVRVEFFADKTKLGEVSSPPYEFNWSGASAGSHVISARSTDNDGVSNTSWGVPVTVQ; from the coding sequence GTGCGGAAAACCGTTCCTGTACTGATCCTGTTCCTTCTGCTTGGCCTCTGCCCGGCCGCACATGCGGCGAAACAAGCCGCCGCGGCGCCGCCCGCGGGCGCCTCCTGGCTGGGGGATGTCAACGACGACGGTGTGCTGGGGGTGTTCGACCTGCTGGACCTGCTCAAGATCCTGGGCGGGGCCACAGCCCCCACCGAGCGCCAACGTGTCCTGGCCAACGTGGACAAGTCGGCGGACGGCGCAATCGGCGTGTTCGACCTGCTGGCCCTGCTCAAGGTGCTCGCCGGCGTGCTGGCGCCCGAGGCGGTCTACTGGGGCCCGCCCAGCCTGGTCGAGGTGTCCCCGGCCCACGCCCTGCCCGGCGATACGGTCACGCTCACTTTCCAGAACCTGCACGGCTCGGCGCCGCTGCGCCTGTACCTGCGCGAGGCCGAGACCGAGTTGCTGTCCGTGCGGGCCTCCGCCGCCACGTTCGTGGCGCCGGACAGTTTCGTGGGCGGGTTCCTCACCGTGGTCTCGGGAGGCGACACCCTGGGCACCCGTTTCCTCAACCTGCGCAACACCAATGTCCACACCCTGGGCGGCTGCCGGCTGTTCCCGGCCGACAACCCCTGGAACCAGCCGGTCGAGGGTTTCCCGGTGCACGCTCTGTCGGACAACATTATCCGAACTATCGGTAGCGCCCCGCTGCATCCGGACATGTCCGCCATACCCTACAACGTGGTGGGAGGCGACCAGCCGCTTGTGCCCATTACAATGGTGACCTACCCGAACGACAGCGACCCCGGCCCCTATCCAGTCCCAGACGACGTGCTGATCGAGGGCGGGCCAAGCTCCACTGGCGACCGGCATTCACTGATCCTCGACTCGACGAACTGCGTGCTCTACGAACTGGGCCGCGTTTTCCCCAACCCTCCGGGCTGGAGCGCAGGCTGCGGAGCGATTTTCAACCTCAACTCCAACGCCCAGCGCCCGGACACCTGGACCAGCGTGGATGCCGCCGGCCTGCCGATGCTGCCCGGAGTGGTGCAATACGACGAGGTGGCCGCAGGGGAGGTCAACCATGCCATCCGTTTCACCGTGGAGGTCACCCGGCGGGCCTATGTCTACCCGGCCTCGCACTATGCCTCCAGCCGCACCGACCCCTACCTTCCGCCCATGGGCCTGCGGGTGCGGCTCAAAAAGAGCTACGACATCTCCCGCCTAACCGGCCAGTCGCAGGTGATCGCCCAGGCGCTCAAGAAATACGGCATGATCCTGGCCGACAATGGCGGCGACTGGTTCTTCTCCGGAGGGGTTAGCCGCAAATGGAACGACAACGAACTTGACCAGCTTAAAACCATCAACGGCTCGAACTTCGAGGTGGTGGACGCCGAGAGCATGGTGGTCTCGGGACGAGGCTCGCGCTATAGAATCCGGCCGTTCTCGGATGTCACCTCGCCCTCGCCCGGGGCCGTTTTCGCCGCCGGGGCCGACATCCCGATCCGGGTCGCGGCCAGCGACAACGACGGCTCAGTGGTGCGGGTCGAGTTCTTCGCCGACAAGACCAAGTTGGGCGAGGTCAGCTCACCGCCCTACGAGTTCAACTGGAGCGGCGCCTCCGCGGGCAGCCATGTCATCTCGGCCCGCAGCACGGACAACGACGGGGTGAGCAACACCTCCTGGGGCGTGCCGGTCACGGTCCAGTGA
- a CDS encoding TonB-dependent receptor: MWFTQRKIFILIQVFICIACHSLLAQSDSLTAEVERYRGRVPESLFNTVSIELKDVRFEDALKTVADKGKIRLNFNQDRILSDKKVSLKLEKAPLLKVLFSLFKATGTGLVITRDGQLAVVPSDKPVARNEYRSADKAPSSAIKGAVLEAQTGAPLAGASVEVLGTHIGVTSAGDGSFTIEDVPVGIYVLRVSLTGYKPSVIPDVVVRSGRDASVNCALTQMVFEMDSITVSGNYFYQSEQEPVSTVGFSHEEVRRASGTAGDVSRLVGVLPSIAKVDDTVNGLIVRGGNPVENAFYLDNMEIPNINHYPAQGSSIGPIGLINLDFLQDVNFNAGGFSSLYGDKLSSVMELNFREGNREKFQSQVDLNMIGLGLVGEGPLAGGKGSWMFSARKSYLDLLVGAIGTGVAPRYGDYQGKVVFDLPGNSSLEFLGVAGVDHINHKKDYAVDNGDDDYGDADNVEHLFGVNWKYTRGGFHSETSLSEMFTSYKYKFWATTDDSLEVTDGTNEQAVGLRNVNTLSLGLGRTLRFGVEARSMFNDYDYYFKPYFDHYGNNYPETVIRRKLNASRLGAFASFTWSVTPSLDLSPGLRLEHYTVNGHTHFQPRLSLVYRLSERTSLTAAGGVYRQSLPLTLLSQDPKYEKLNDPAAYHTVIGLSQLLSENTRLTVEVYDKQYRHFPLDPSQPALFIADEGGNRTSLTDNGQAYARGVEVVLQKKLARDLFGLVSGSYYTSRYRGYDGRWRDRIYGNRFTFSAEGGYIASKKWQYSFRWIVAGGRPYTPYDQEASKSLDSGVFDLDRINGERLPAYHSLNLRADRTFNFKNSNLVLYWDIWNVYNRKNISSYSWNETENRQDRDDQWSLMPIFGLEWQF; encoded by the coding sequence ATGTGGTTTACGCAGCGAAAGATATTCATTCTTATTCAAGTTTTCATATGTATTGCCTGTCATTCCCTTCTGGCCCAGAGCGACAGCCTGACAGCGGAGGTGGAGCGCTACCGGGGACGGGTGCCGGAGTCACTGTTCAACACGGTCTCGATCGAGCTGAAAGATGTCCGGTTCGAGGACGCGCTGAAAACGGTGGCCGACAAGGGCAAGATCCGGCTGAACTTTAACCAGGACCGTATCCTGAGCGACAAGAAAGTGAGCCTCAAGCTGGAGAAGGCCCCGCTGCTCAAGGTGCTGTTCAGCCTGTTCAAGGCCACGGGGACGGGGCTGGTGATCACGCGGGACGGGCAACTGGCCGTGGTGCCCTCGGACAAGCCGGTGGCCCGCAACGAGTACCGCAGCGCGGACAAGGCCCCCTCAAGCGCGATCAAGGGCGCCGTGCTGGAGGCCCAGACCGGTGCACCCCTGGCCGGGGCGAGCGTTGAGGTGCTGGGCACGCATATCGGGGTCACCTCGGCCGGGGACGGCTCTTTCACGATCGAGGACGTGCCGGTGGGAATCTACGTGCTGCGGGTCAGCCTGACCGGGTATAAGCCCTCGGTCATCCCGGACGTGGTGGTCCGCTCGGGCCGTGACGCCTCGGTCAATTGCGCCCTGACCCAGATGGTGTTCGAGATGGACAGCATCACGGTGAGCGGGAACTATTTCTACCAGTCGGAGCAGGAGCCGGTCAGCACGGTGGGGTTCTCGCACGAGGAGGTCCGCCGCGCCTCGGGTACGGCGGGGGATGTCAGCCGTCTGGTGGGTGTGCTGCCCAGCATCGCCAAGGTGGACGATACGGTGAACGGCCTGATCGTGCGCGGCGGCAACCCGGTGGAGAACGCGTTCTACCTTGACAACATGGAGATTCCCAACATCAACCACTACCCGGCCCAGGGCAGCAGCATAGGACCGATCGGGCTGATCAACCTGGATTTCCTGCAGGATGTCAATTTCAACGCCGGCGGTTTTTCATCACTCTACGGCGACAAGCTTTCCTCGGTGATGGAACTGAATTTCCGCGAGGGCAACCGGGAAAAGTTTCAGTCCCAGGTGGACCTGAACATGATTGGCCTGGGCCTGGTGGGCGAGGGCCCGCTGGCCGGGGGCAAAGGCTCCTGGATGTTCTCGGCGCGCAAGAGCTACCTTGACCTTCTGGTGGGCGCGATCGGAACAGGCGTGGCCCCGCGCTACGGGGACTACCAGGGCAAGGTGGTGTTCGACCTGCCGGGTAACAGCAGCCTTGAATTCCTGGGCGTGGCCGGGGTGGACCATATCAACCATAAAAAGGATTACGCCGTGGACAACGGCGATGATGACTACGGGGACGCGGACAACGTGGAGCACCTGTTTGGCGTGAATTGGAAATACACCCGGGGCGGTTTCCACAGCGAGACCTCGCTGTCGGAGATGTTCACCAGCTACAAGTATAAGTTCTGGGCCACCACGGATGACAGCCTGGAGGTGACCGACGGGACAAACGAGCAGGCGGTGGGTCTCAGGAATGTCAACACCCTGAGTCTCGGCCTGGGCCGCACCCTGCGTTTCGGGGTGGAGGCGCGCTCCATGTTCAACGACTATGATTACTACTTCAAACCCTATTTCGATCACTACGGCAACAACTATCCGGAGACAGTCATCCGCCGCAAGCTGAACGCCTCCCGCCTGGGTGCGTTCGCCAGCTTCACCTGGAGCGTGACCCCCAGCCTGGACCTGAGCCCGGGGCTGCGCCTGGAGCATTACACGGTCAACGGCCACACGCACTTTCAGCCGCGGCTGTCGCTTGTCTACCGCCTGAGTGAGCGGACCTCGCTCACCGCCGCCGGCGGGGTCTACCGTCAGAGCCTGCCGCTGACCCTGTTGTCGCAGGACCCGAAATACGAGAAACTGAACGATCCGGCGGCTTACCATACTGTGATCGGCCTGAGCCAACTTCTATCCGAGAACACGCGCCTGACCGTGGAAGTCTACGACAAGCAGTATCGCCATTTCCCGCTCGACCCGAGCCAGCCGGCGCTTTTCATCGCGGACGAGGGTGGCAACCGCACCTCGCTGACCGACAACGGACAGGCCTACGCACGGGGCGTGGAGGTGGTGCTGCAGAAAAAGTTGGCCCGCGACCTGTTCGGCCTGGTCAGCGGCTCGTATTACACCTCACGCTACCGGGGCTACGACGGGCGCTGGCGCGACCGTATCTACGGTAACCGCTTTACGTTCAGCGCCGAGGGCGGGTACATCGCGAGCAAGAAATGGCAGTACAGCTTCCGCTGGATCGTGGCTGGGGGAAGGCCCTACACGCCGTATGACCAGGAGGCCTCCAAGAGCCTCGACTCGGGGGTTTTCGATCTGGACCGGATCAACGGCGAGCGCCTCCCGGCCTACCATTCGCTGAACCTGCGCGCCGACCGGACCTTCAACTTCAAGAACTCCAACCTCGTCTTGTACTGGGACATCTGGAATGTCTACAACCGGAAGAACATATCCAGTTATTCCTGGAACGAAACTGAAAACCGTCAGGACCGCGATGACCAGTGGAGCTTAATGCCCATCTTCGGACTGGAATGGCAGTTCTAA
- a CDS encoding FecR domain-containing protein, whose protein sequence is MKEDIEYELLLRYLHGECDPAEESRVDQWLSADGENHALLERLAGVWAAPSPGLPAPDLEKAWTSVAQKAGLIEAARSESAADNVRPLGTRAAGWFTGGNKAGRWLRIAAAVALLALLPYWGGHLLTRLGPDYSAAELKEIRVEMGRMESVVLADGSRVTLEAGSIFRYPESFSGGERRVELEGEAYFEVAPDKEHPFEVRATGALVRVLGTKFDVRAWPQGSSVQVAVLEGAVSFSHDRLWRNGKVVVHGGQLSLMQRGDGISPPVEADIARQLGWLKREADFEGAPLSEVLACLERWYGVRFVLTDSSRLNERLTLQLDNQSLGSALELLALLTELQCEQKADTVYLSAGPDGKP, encoded by the coding sequence ATGAAAGAGGATATCGAGTACGAGCTTCTGCTGCGCTACCTGCACGGGGAGTGCGATCCGGCCGAGGAAAGCCGGGTCGACCAGTGGCTCTCCGCGGACGGGGAGAACCATGCTCTCCTGGAAAGGCTGGCCGGAGTCTGGGCGGCGCCCTCCCCTGGCCTGCCGGCGCCGGACCTGGAGAAAGCCTGGACCTCGGTGGCGCAGAAAGCCGGACTCATCGAGGCGGCACGGTCCGAGAGCGCTGCGGACAACGTGCGGCCGCTCGGTACCCGCGCCGCGGGGTGGTTCACCGGTGGGAACAAGGCGGGACGCTGGCTGCGGATCGCGGCGGCCGTGGCGCTGCTGGCCCTGCTGCCCTACTGGGGAGGCCACCTGCTGACACGCCTGGGGCCGGACTACTCCGCGGCCGAGCTGAAGGAAATCAGGGTCGAGATGGGCAGGATGGAGTCGGTGGTCCTGGCGGATGGCAGCCGGGTCACGCTGGAGGCGGGGAGCATTTTCCGCTATCCGGAGAGTTTCAGCGGTGGCGAGCGCCGGGTCGAGCTGGAGGGCGAGGCCTATTTCGAGGTCGCCCCCGACAAGGAGCACCCGTTCGAGGTGCGGGCCACCGGGGCGCTGGTCCGGGTGCTGGGCACCAAGTTCGATGTCCGGGCCTGGCCGCAGGGAAGCTCAGTGCAGGTGGCGGTGCTGGAGGGGGCAGTCTCTTTCAGTCACGACCGTCTGTGGCGGAACGGCAAAGTGGTGGTGCACGGCGGCCAGTTGAGCCTGATGCAGCGCGGGGACGGGATCAGCCCGCCGGTCGAGGCCGATATCGCCCGGCAACTGGGCTGGCTCAAGCGGGAGGCGGATTTCGAGGGCGCGCCCCTGTCCGAGGTGCTGGCCTGCCTGGAGCGCTGGTACGGGGTAAGATTTGTCCTGACCGACTCGTCTCGCCTGAACGAGCGCCTGACTCTGCAGTTGGACAACCAGTCGCTGGGGAGCGCACTGGAATTGCTGGCCCTGCTGACCGAGCTGCAATGCGAGCAGAAAGCGGACACGGTGTATCTGAGCGCCGGGCCGGATGGGAAGCCTTAA
- a CDS encoding RNA polymerase sigma-70 factor, whose translation MPQPDELPEAQWAAGIRSGDSRAFEALFRSCYGRLFQYAGRLVRDPQTAEDIVQEVFVKLWAGRVGLAIHTSLRAYLYTAVRNGCFNHIQHLQVRESRRDEIQQAAAPEPTPDQVLEARDFERAVGRAVEALPPACREAFLLRKQDNLSYAEIAELQGVSVNTVKTQLSRALKALLKFMPGQ comes from the coding sequence GTGCCGCAGCCGGATGAGCTGCCCGAAGCGCAGTGGGCCGCCGGCATCCGGTCCGGGGACAGCCGGGCTTTCGAGGCCCTGTTCCGCAGTTGCTACGGCCGCCTGTTCCAGTACGCTGGCCGTCTGGTGCGCGACCCACAGACCGCCGAGGACATTGTCCAGGAAGTGTTTGTCAAGTTATGGGCCGGCCGGGTGGGCCTGGCGATCCACACCAGCCTGCGCGCCTATCTCTACACCGCGGTGCGCAACGGCTGTTTCAACCATATCCAGCACCTGCAGGTCCGCGAGAGCCGCCGCGATGAGATCCAGCAGGCGGCGGCCCCGGAGCCGACCCCGGACCAGGTGCTGGAGGCCCGGGATTTCGAGCGGGCGGTGGGCCGGGCGGTGGAGGCGCTGCCGCCGGCCTGCCGCGAGGCGTTCCTGCTCCGCAAGCAGGACAACCTGTCCTATGCCGAGATCGCAGAGCTGCAGGGCGTTTCGGTCAACACGGTCAAGACCCAGCTTTCGCGCGCGCTGAAAGCGCTTCTTAAGTTCATGCCGGGCCAATGA
- a CDS encoding TonB-dependent receptor, which produces MLRGILILLLTAIAAPALAAGTGTVRGTVLTETGQPLKGAQVSIRGTKLGTVALSDGKYEIMQVPSGYCQLIAWMTGFETRTERVYVPEGQAVVVRFALKESIIPLPAVEVSDSVPRVSVTATIVPMDIKVVPSAVEIISDETIQEMGALTVADALMDAQSLYLQGDEERSLSASLRGLRTNQTLILINGRRVAAGLRENVNLDDLPTAMIQRIEIVRGPSSALYGSDAIGGVINIITKKPPEDMVAGVSVRYGQSKYGEDQNPFIKGYMAERVGQLGYSLFACLDHEGQFDRYKETPWTDGDRRNLRSGGVDLSMDLTGRQLVQGGFEKSLVKRRGVRPYDWGDGKRRTDDNRKSFYLEYNYVIPERTEFTLRGNYYQFNTDISIDPEIYGDVTNPLTGSDQDYNLEQRLKQVETRLTQHLPAGNSLTLGAESRWEQRNDNTTYHEVRNTAAFLQDIFQPRERFLTVLGARVDDHSQFGATFSPKASFTLGLLEPLRLKGSYGRGVRAPSIYELYIENPSKESLVLPNIDLKAEKSNSWEIGLEGEYWKLKGDVRYFRNDLTDMINPVQTGFDTLGQSAISHSTPAWVRPVLQYRNVEKALSHGFELSLSARLTDRIVFSDDATVMQTKDKTTDKRLLNKPDMLNTAELRWEDSKRRFKTGVRLASVGTRIISDTYRADGYSLVHLFASKRFSESFEVYGGVNNLLNNDPNIYGFTEGAGTPGTYFFLGFTLETWDHNRQY; this is translated from the coding sequence ATGCTGCGTGGAATCCTGATACTCCTGCTGACAGCGATCGCCGCACCGGCTTTAGCCGCCGGCACCGGCACTGTCCGCGGGACCGTGCTGACGGAAACAGGCCAGCCGCTCAAAGGGGCTCAGGTGTCCATCCGCGGCACCAAGCTGGGGACGGTCGCCCTGAGTGACGGCAAGTACGAGATCATGCAGGTCCCCTCCGGCTACTGCCAGTTGATCGCCTGGATGACCGGGTTCGAGACCCGCACCGAGCGGGTCTATGTGCCCGAGGGCCAGGCCGTGGTGGTCCGTTTTGCGCTCAAGGAGAGTATCATCCCCCTGCCGGCGGTGGAGGTCAGCGATTCGGTGCCCCGGGTCTCTGTCACCGCCACCATCGTCCCCATGGACATCAAGGTGGTGCCCTCGGCCGTGGAGATAATCAGCGACGAGACGATCCAGGAGATGGGCGCCCTGACCGTGGCCGATGCCCTGATGGACGCCCAGAGCCTCTACCTGCAGGGGGACGAGGAGCGCTCCCTGTCGGCCAGCCTGCGCGGGCTGCGCACCAACCAGACCCTGATCCTGATCAACGGCCGCCGCGTGGCCGCCGGCCTGCGCGAGAATGTCAACCTGGATGACCTTCCCACCGCCATGATCCAGCGCATCGAGATCGTCCGCGGGCCCAGCAGCGCCCTTTACGGCTCCGACGCCATCGGCGGGGTGATCAACATCATCACCAAGAAACCGCCCGAGGACATGGTGGCCGGGGTCTCGGTCCGCTACGGCCAGAGCAAGTACGGCGAGGACCAGAACCCGTTCATCAAGGGCTACATGGCCGAGCGGGTCGGCCAGCTCGGCTATTCCCTGTTCGCCTGTCTGGACCACGAGGGCCAGTTCGACCGCTACAAGGAAACGCCCTGGACCGACGGGGACCGCAGGAACCTGCGCTCGGGCGGAGTGGACCTTTCGATGGACCTCACCGGCCGCCAGCTCGTCCAGGGCGGCTTCGAGAAATCCCTGGTCAAGCGCCGCGGTGTGCGGCCATACGACTGGGGCGACGGCAAGCGCCGCACGGATGACAACCGCAAATCGTTCTACCTGGAGTACAACTACGTCATCCCAGAGCGAACCGAATTCACCCTGCGCGGCAACTACTACCAGTTCAACACCGACATCAGCATCGACCCGGAAATCTACGGCGATGTGACCAACCCCCTGACCGGCAGCGACCAGGACTACAACCTGGAGCAGCGTCTCAAGCAGGTCGAGACCCGCCTGACCCAGCACCTGCCCGCGGGCAACAGCCTGACCCTGGGCGCCGAGAGCCGCTGGGAACAGAGAAACGACAACACCACCTACCACGAGGTGCGCAACACCGCCGCTTTCCTGCAGGACATTTTCCAGCCCCGCGAGCGGTTCCTCACTGTCCTGGGCGCGCGGGTGGATGACCATTCCCAGTTCGGCGCCACTTTCAGCCCCAAGGCCAGTTTCACCCTCGGCCTGTTAGAGCCGCTGCGGCTCAAGGGCAGCTACGGACGGGGCGTGCGCGCACCCAGCATCTATGAGCTCTACATCGAGAACCCGAGCAAGGAAAGCCTGGTCCTGCCGAACATCGACCTCAAGGCCGAGAAATCGAACTCCTGGGAGATCGGCCTGGAGGGCGAGTACTGGAAGCTCAAAGGCGATGTGCGCTATTTCCGCAACGACCTGACCGACATGATCAACCCGGTGCAGACCGGCTTCGACACCCTCGGCCAGTCGGCGATCAGCCATAGCACGCCCGCCTGGGTGCGCCCGGTGCTGCAGTACAGAAACGTGGAAAAGGCCCTGAGCCACGGTTTCGAACTGAGTCTCAGCGCCCGCCTGACCGACAGGATCGTTTTCAGCGACGACGCCACGGTGATGCAGACCAAGGACAAGACCACCGACAAGCGTCTGCTCAACAAGCCCGACATGCTCAACACGGCCGAACTGCGCTGGGAGGACTCCAAGCGCAGGTTCAAGACGGGCGTCCGCCTGGCCTCGGTCGGCACGCGGATAATCTCGGACACCTACCGGGCGGACGGCTACTCGCTGGTGCACCTGTTCGCCTCCAAGCGTTTCAGCGAATCGTTCGAAGTTTACGGGGGAGTGAACAACCTGCTCAACAACGATCCCAACATCTACGGTTTCACCGAGGGCGCCGGCACGCCGGGGACCTATTTCTTCCTCGGCTTCACCCTGGAGACCTGGGACCACAACCGGCAGTATTGA